From Selenomonas sp. AB3002, one genomic window encodes:
- a CDS encoding phage tail protein — protein sequence MSYKHGIYTGEVATSLVPMTQTDSGLIIAFGTAPVHLASDPAAVNTPVLCYTYAEAVAAFGYSAEWDKYTLCEVMKTHFALFNMAPIVLVNVLDKDSHKAAVTQAECNLTDKVGTITDPALLEGIKVYAATDGEELVADTDYTAAHDDDGNLIITALSGGAIASASKVYVSYTKLTPTTVVPADIIGGIDIATNKAEGLELIDEIYPRFGLVPGIIIAPGWSSNVNVAAVMKAKEHNICGHFNAISICDIPTETVKTYTAASEWKNANIGADKDCILCWPLLKQGDEVFHLSTQLASVMNYTDAQHDDIPYYSPSNKSLQANGACLADGTEIYLNNAQAAYLNGQGVVTALNFIGGWKSWGNRTTAYPSNTDVKDNFIPIRRMFNWIGNTLITTFWNKIDDPMNKRFIETIVDSANIWLNGLTAKGALLGGRVEFREDENTTTGLMDGIIYFHVYITPPSPAREIHFVQEYDPDYISTLFA from the coding sequence ATGTCTTACAAGCATGGTATTTACACCGGCGAAGTGGCCACCAGCCTGGTGCCCATGACCCAGACTGACAGCGGCCTGATTATCGCTTTCGGTACGGCCCCGGTACACCTGGCAAGCGACCCGGCAGCGGTGAACACCCCTGTACTCTGCTACACCTACGCTGAGGCAGTGGCAGCTTTTGGCTATTCCGCTGAGTGGGACAAGTACACCCTCTGCGAAGTTATGAAAACCCACTTTGCCCTGTTCAACATGGCTCCCATCGTGCTGGTGAACGTCCTGGATAAGGACAGCCACAAGGCAGCTGTGACCCAGGCAGAGTGCAATCTCACCGACAAGGTGGGCACCATCACAGACCCCGCCCTGCTGGAAGGTATCAAGGTTTACGCCGCCACCGACGGTGAAGAGCTGGTGGCAGACACCGACTACACCGCCGCCCATGACGATGACGGCAATCTCATCATCACGGCCCTCTCCGGCGGCGCGATCGCAAGCGCTTCCAAAGTGTACGTTTCCTACACGAAACTGACCCCTACCACCGTGGTGCCTGCCGATATCATCGGCGGTATCGACATTGCGACCAACAAGGCAGAAGGCCTGGAGCTGATTGATGAAATCTATCCCCGCTTTGGCCTTGTGCCGGGTATCATCATTGCCCCCGGCTGGAGCAGCAACGTCAACGTGGCAGCAGTGATGAAGGCCAAAGAGCATAACATCTGTGGTCACTTCAACGCCATTTCCATCTGCGACATTCCCACTGAGACGGTGAAGACCTACACCGCCGCCAGCGAATGGAAGAATGCCAACATCGGCGCTGACAAGGACTGCATTCTCTGCTGGCCTCTCTTGAAGCAGGGCGATGAAGTATTCCACCTGTCCACCCAGCTGGCCAGCGTGATGAACTACACCGACGCGCAGCACGACGATATCCCTTATTATTCCCCGTCTAACAAGTCCCTGCAGGCCAATGGCGCTTGCCTGGCAGATGGTACGGAAATCTACCTGAACAATGCCCAGGCCGCCTACCTCAACGGGCAGGGTGTAGTAACAGCGCTGAACTTTATCGGCGGCTGGAAGTCCTGGGGCAACCGTACCACGGCCTACCCCTCCAACACTGATGTGAAGGACAACTTCATTCCTATCCGCCGTATGTTCAACTGGATTGGCAACACGCTGATCACCACCTTCTGGAACAAGATTGATGACCCCATGAACAAGAGGTTCATTGAGACCATCGTGGACAGCGCCAACATCTGGCTGAACGGCCTCACGGCGAAAGGTGCCCTCCTGGGCGGGCGTGTAGAATTCCGCGAGGATGAAAATACCACCACCGGCCTGATGGATGGCATTATCTACTTCCATGTCTACATCACCCCGCCGTCTCCTGCCCGTGAGATTCATTTCGTGCAGGAGTATGACCCGGATTATATCTCCACCCTGTTCGCGTGA
- a CDS encoding phage major tail tube protein, with amino-acid sequence MGNINIVRDKLINFEVFIAGGRKLGMADITLPSIEYKTATLSGAGIGGEIEMPTPGHTASMELEINWRTLNEDVTKLLAMKAHDLEIRGSNEQYDAGTGEIKSEAVKINVRTLPKKSDTGSYKPADHTDTKSTLEIIYIKIAVAGKVVLEIDKLNYIHFVDGVDFLASVKSDLGL; translated from the coding sequence ATGGGAAACATTAACATTGTGCGCGATAAACTCATCAACTTTGAAGTCTTTATCGCTGGTGGCCGCAAGCTGGGCATGGCAGACATCACCCTGCCCAGCATCGAGTATAAGACTGCTACCCTGTCCGGCGCTGGTATCGGCGGTGAGATTGAAATGCCCACCCCGGGCCACACCGCCAGCATGGAGCTGGAAATCAATTGGCGCACTCTCAATGAGGATGTGACCAAACTGCTGGCCATGAAGGCCCATGATCTGGAAATCAGAGGCTCCAATGAGCAGTATGATGCAGGTACCGGGGAAATCAAGAGTGAGGCCGTCAAAATCAACGTGCGCACTCTGCCCAAAAAGAGCGACACAGGCAGCTACAAGCCTGCTGATCACACTGACACCAAATCCACCCTTGAGATTATCTATATCAAAATTGCGGTGGCTGGCAAAGTGGTGCTGGAAATCGACAAGCTCAATTACATTCACTTTGTGGATGGCGTGGACTTCCTTGCCAGCGTAAAGAGTGATTTGGGCCTGTGA
- a CDS encoding phage tail tape measure protein, with amino-acid sequence MAAGKIFAISFAINAMMGAGFTAAMNQGGAAMQRLSEKTKEINAAQKRLDRAWQDSQNQIKAYSRQMQSLQTQYSQGKISESQYQNSMQRISQSMRQAGMSAEDYRGHLARLKAEMNQTQAAAKRLEAAQAGRMAASAKMSAAWAGMQSGFATAGMVAAPVIGAVETAANFEAAMSKVQAITGITDKADERMIALTNTARKLGETTQFSATQAAQAMSYLGMAGWDTNQIIGGMPGLLALAAAGGTDLARTADIISDDLTAFGLSADQAGHMADVFAVTVTKTNTNVEMLGETMKYAAPVAKAFGASMEETAALAGIMANSGIKASQAGTALRSGFLRLAGPPKAASKAMDELGISLSEAQAQQQEAAAALKDLGIEMEDLSGKPKKMGAILTELRAKMDGLSQEDRLARLKAIFGTEAATGWLSVLEAGPEVFESLVNEMENCDGRAEQMAKTMQDNAKGAWTQFKSALEGVAISLGTIFLPAITTGIKTMAEAAGSASGWIKENEGLVKSIGEIGAGLATAFVFFKTFQMGKAAVDLVSSSFELYSSVLRTTTGGQKLLTLATTAQARAMSILRAAMNADMYRSMGTQAANVFRSIGTQAMTTFRAIGVQAAAAFNNVSAQAVALMGRMKALKWGDIATSMTTSMEKAYASMGAATDRAIASIQGKWQALSARMSNFSLAGTAQSAGTAVQGRWQSLKQAVATNMGAASQAFANGAAAIKRNAASAGTAVMNMVRNFNIGNAVQAATQGLKRMGAAILSVGRAGLAAMFSPLGVAIMAIAGAAYLIYSNWDKVGPFFMELWGRITEAFSNAWTMIQPALAQLGAAFDGLMGLFANAWAALQPVFAQLGTTFGNIIAAIAPAFAQLGVTIGNLAVSMGPVLTQLGQTIMTTFEAIASSGVFEYLIQAAQMLATIFGGALVGAFIVFANVAVGTVTTAIGIVASVITGAIGIFSGLIQFITGVFALDWQTAWSGIVNIFQSIFSTLGNIADSVLGGIKNTVNGIISSIKSVAGFGGGGGSEIPANARGGIYRKGAFLTTFAEESPEAAIPLDGSQRAFALWQKAGEMLGIKIPGQEENQKPTADPWKNAGRMYQTTAPAPQQEDKPRHHTTIWEKAGALLGIPAQRKQEEENRQPAINPWQDAGRMFQTAAPVQEAKEEQPHRHTTIWEKAGALLGIPAQRKQEEENRQPAINPWQDAGRMFQNVAPPQQEKEGQTRRHTTIWEKAGALLGIPPHRQDRPQRNPERNESSRPVVNPWQDAGRMFQATPPKQKDGKPQERIPSLWENLGAALGAGIPQTQETPALPTGLWNKAADIFGFDGAGGGDSFTTNNNSTTTEITPPAITINLTVNGNAEPGPIKQAVLDAGQKVQRSFEEQMAEFSRMKARRAF; translated from the coding sequence GTGGCAGCAGGAAAAATATTTGCTATATCTTTCGCCATAAACGCCATGATGGGGGCGGGATTCACTGCAGCCATGAACCAGGGCGGGGCAGCTATGCAACGGCTCAGCGAAAAGACGAAAGAAATCAATGCCGCGCAGAAACGCCTGGATAGAGCCTGGCAGGATTCACAGAATCAAATAAAGGCCTATTCCCGCCAAATGCAGAGCCTGCAGACCCAGTACAGTCAGGGCAAGATATCCGAAAGCCAGTACCAGAATTCCATGCAGCGCATCTCTCAGAGCATGAGACAGGCGGGCATGAGTGCTGAGGATTATCGTGGACACCTGGCACGGCTCAAGGCAGAAATGAACCAGACCCAGGCTGCAGCCAAACGCCTTGAAGCGGCACAAGCGGGCAGGATGGCGGCAAGCGCCAAAATGAGTGCTGCCTGGGCTGGCATGCAGAGTGGCTTTGCCACGGCTGGCATGGTGGCAGCGCCTGTTATTGGTGCCGTGGAAACGGCGGCAAACTTCGAGGCAGCCATGTCCAAAGTACAGGCTATCACGGGAATCACGGATAAAGCGGACGAGCGCATGATAGCCCTCACCAATACGGCCCGCAAGCTGGGCGAAACAACCCAGTTTAGTGCCACCCAGGCGGCACAGGCTATGTCTTATTTAGGCATGGCGGGCTGGGATACTAATCAGATAATCGGCGGCATGCCCGGACTGCTGGCCCTTGCGGCAGCAGGTGGCACAGACCTGGCACGCACAGCGGATATTATTTCTGATGACTTGACCGCCTTTGGCCTGTCTGCTGATCAGGCAGGACACATGGCTGATGTATTTGCCGTCACCGTCACGAAGACTAACACCAACGTGGAAATGCTGGGCGAAACCATGAAGTACGCTGCCCCGGTGGCTAAAGCCTTTGGGGCCTCCATGGAAGAGACGGCAGCCCTTGCAGGTATCATGGCTAACAGTGGCATTAAAGCCAGTCAGGCAGGTACAGCCTTGCGCTCTGGCTTTTTGAGACTGGCAGGGCCGCCGAAGGCAGCCAGCAAGGCTATGGATGAACTGGGTATATCCCTGTCAGAAGCGCAGGCCCAGCAGCAGGAAGCTGCAGCCGCCTTGAAAGATTTGGGCATTGAAATGGAAGACCTCTCAGGCAAGCCCAAAAAGATGGGGGCAATCCTCACAGAACTGAGAGCCAAGATGGATGGCCTCAGTCAAGAAGACCGCCTGGCACGTCTTAAAGCTATCTTTGGTACTGAGGCAGCCACCGGCTGGCTGTCCGTTTTGGAAGCTGGCCCGGAGGTATTCGAAAGCCTGGTCAATGAAATGGAGAACTGCGACGGTAGGGCCGAACAGATGGCCAAGACCATGCAGGACAACGCTAAAGGAGCATGGACGCAATTCAAGAGCGCCCTGGAGGGCGTAGCAATCTCCTTAGGTACCATCTTCCTGCCGGCAATCACCACAGGTATTAAGACCATGGCAGAAGCGGCAGGGAGTGCATCGGGCTGGATAAAGGAAAATGAGGGGCTGGTAAAGTCAATCGGTGAGATAGGTGCAGGATTGGCGACGGCCTTTGTTTTCTTCAAAACCTTTCAGATGGGCAAGGCCGCTGTGGATCTTGTGTCAAGTTCCTTTGAGCTGTATAGCAGTGTACTGCGCACAACGACAGGGGGGCAGAAGCTGCTGACTTTGGCCACCACGGCACAGGCAAGGGCTATGTCTATCTTGCGGGCGGCAATGAATGCGGATATGTATCGCAGCATGGGCACCCAGGCGGCGAACGTGTTCCGTAGTATTGGCACCCAGGCAATGACCACATTCAGAGCCATCGGCGTTCAAGCTGCAGCTGCATTCAACAATGTGAGCGCTCAGGCTGTGGCTCTTATGGGGCGCATGAAAGCACTCAAATGGGGAGACATTGCCACAAGTATGACCACCTCTATGGAAAAGGCTTATGCAAGCATGGGGGCGGCTACAGATAGAGCCATAGCCTCCATACAGGGAAAATGGCAGGCTTTGTCCGCCAGAATGAGCAATTTCAGCCTGGCTGGTACAGCACAGTCAGCTGGCACGGCTGTGCAGGGCAGGTGGCAGAGCCTCAAGCAGGCGGTGGCCACAAATATGGGCGCTGCCAGCCAAGCCTTTGCCAATGGTGCAGCCGCCATAAAGAGAAACGCGGCAAGCGCTGGAACCGCCGTGATGAACATGGTGAGGAATTTCAACATAGGCAACGCTGTCCAAGCCGCGACACAGGGGCTGAAGCGGATGGGGGCAGCAATCCTCAGTGTAGGCAGGGCAGGCCTTGCGGCAATGTTCTCACCCCTGGGCGTGGCTATCATGGCCATAGCGGGGGCGGCCTATCTTATCTATTCAAACTGGGATAAAGTTGGCCCCTTCTTTATGGAGCTATGGGGGCGGATAACTGAGGCTTTCAGCAATGCCTGGACAATGATACAGCCAGCTTTGGCACAACTGGGGGCGGCGTTTGATGGATTGATGGGCTTATTTGCCAACGCATGGGCTGCATTGCAGCCTGTCTTTGCCCAGCTGGGCACAACCTTCGGCAATATCATAGCTGCCATAGCCCCTGCTTTTGCCCAGCTGGGTGTAACTATCGGTAATTTGGCCGTATCCATGGGGCCTGTTCTCACTCAGCTGGGGCAGACCATTATGACGACCTTTGAAGCCATTGCCAGCAGTGGTGTCTTTGAATATCTGATTCAGGCGGCGCAAATGCTGGCCACCATTTTCGGCGGCGCACTGGTGGGGGCTTTTATCGTCTTTGCTAATGTGGCAGTGGGAACCGTCACCACGGCTATTGGTATCGTGGCCTCCGTCATCACCGGCGCTATCGGCATATTCAGTGGGCTGATTCAATTCATCACCGGCGTATTTGCCCTTGATTGGCAGACCGCATGGAGCGGCATTGTGAACATCTTCCAGAGCATTTTCAGCACCCTGGGCAATATCGCTGACAGTGTGCTGGGCGGTATAAAGAACACTGTCAATGGCATTATCAGCTCCATTAAGAGCGTGGCTGGCTTTGGCGGTGGGGGCGGCAGTGAAATACCTGCCAATGCAAGAGGCGGTATCTATCGCAAAGGTGCTTTCCTCACCACTTTTGCAGAAGAATCCCCTGAGGCCGCTATTCCCCTTGATGGTTCGCAGAGAGCCTTTGCTTTGTGGCAAAAAGCTGGTGAAATGCTGGGAATAAAAATCCCCGGACAGGAAGAGAACCAGAAGCCCACCGCTGACCCGTGGAAGAATGCAGGCCGTATGTACCAGACCACGGCACCAGCACCACAGCAGGAGGATAAACCTCGCCACCATACCACTATCTGGGAGAAGGCTGGGGCGCTGCTGGGCATACCTGCCCAAAGAAAGCAGGAAGAGGAAAACAGACAACCTGCCATTAACCCCTGGCAGGACGCTGGACGTATGTTCCAGACTGCAGCCCCCGTACAGGAGGCGAAAGAGGAACAGCCTCACCGCCACACCACCATTTGGGAGAAAGCTGGGGCGCTGCTGGGCATACCCGCCCAAAGAAAGCAGGAAGAGGAAAACAGACAACCTGCCATTAACCCCTGGCAGGACGCAGGGCGTATGTTCCAAAACGTAGCGCCACCCCAGCAGGAGAAGGAAGGCCAGACCCGCCGCCATACTACCATCTGGGAAAAGGCAGGGGCTTTGCTGGGCATACCTCCCCACAGACAGGACAGGCCTCAGAGGAACCCGGAAAGAAACGAATCTTCAAGGCCTGTCGTGAATCCGTGGCAGGACGCTGGGCGTATGTTCCAGGCAACACCACCTAAGCAGAAAGATGGCAAGCCTCAAGAAAGAATCCCTAGCCTTTGGGAGAATCTGGGGGCGGCGCTGGGGGCAGGCATTCCTCAAACACAGGAAACCCCGGCACTTCCTACGGGCTTATGGAACAAAGCGGCGGATATTTTCGGCTTTGATGGCGCTGGTGGCGGTGATAGCTTCACCACCAACAATAACAGCACTACCACCGAAATCACCCCGCCGGCCATTACCATCAACCTCACAGTAAATGGTAATGCAGAGCCTGGCCCCATCAAGCAGGCCGTGCTGGATGCAGGGCAGAAGGTACAGCGTTCCTTTGAAGAGCAGATGGCAGAATTCAGCAGGATGAAAGCGAGGCGGGCTTTTTGA
- a CDS encoding tail protein X, producing MSRTYTTKSGDIWDLIAYEQLGDCKYVNQLMEANPRHLDTGIFSAGVVLTLPEITEDNKVKSLPPWRR from the coding sequence TTGAGCAGGACATACACCACCAAAAGTGGCGATATCTGGGACTTGATAGCCTATGAACAGCTGGGGGATTGTAAATACGTCAATCAATTGATGGAGGCCAATCCCCGGCACCTTGACACGGGCATATTTTCAGCCGGGGTAGTTCTCACTTTGCCGGAAATCACAGAGGATAACAAAGTGAAGAGCCTGCCCCCGTGGAGGAGGTAG
- a CDS encoding contractile injection system protein, VgrG/Pvc8 family has product MEVRRTNIKCLYDSQDISQDIAAFLKSFTINEVLGGEADEAEISLHDREELWMGDWMPELGATMDITLQVQNWEGEGDTRELPFGKFDVDEISISGWPHEVKIKLISVPVTGGINSVKRTRAWEKVKLSAIAQDVAGGVGMELYYDTEEDPMQERAEQSEQTDLSFLQKLCKDAGLSLKVTDNKIVIFDVSKYEKEDPVLTIVNGTSAVKSFECRQTVHQIYKACHVKYKHSKKDELIEFTFTDPKREKGETLEINEKVESVAEAEKLAKKKLHEKNLEETSVSLTMAGNFALLASNTVELKNFRSFDGKYLITKSSHEVGNGYTTKVDLRRVIDGY; this is encoded by the coding sequence ATGGAGGTACGGCGCACAAATATCAAATGCCTGTATGATTCACAGGATATATCCCAGGACATAGCCGCTTTCCTCAAATCCTTCACTATCAATGAGGTGCTGGGCGGGGAGGCAGATGAAGCAGAAATCTCCCTCCATGACCGGGAAGAGTTATGGATGGGGGACTGGATGCCGGAACTGGGGGCCACCATGGACATCACCCTGCAGGTTCAGAACTGGGAGGGTGAGGGAGATACCAGGGAGCTGCCTTTTGGCAAGTTCGATGTGGATGAAATCTCCATAAGCGGCTGGCCCCATGAAGTCAAAATCAAGTTGATTTCCGTACCTGTCACCGGCGGGATAAATTCCGTCAAGCGCACCAGGGCGTGGGAGAAAGTGAAACTTTCGGCCATTGCTCAGGACGTGGCAGGCGGGGTAGGCATGGAACTCTACTACGACACAGAGGAAGACCCCATGCAGGAGAGGGCAGAGCAGTCAGAGCAGACAGACCTTTCCTTCCTGCAGAAGCTATGCAAGGACGCAGGCCTTTCCCTCAAAGTCACGGATAACAAAATAGTTATCTTCGATGTGTCAAAGTATGAGAAGGAAGACCCGGTGCTGACCATCGTCAACGGCACCAGCGCGGTGAAATCCTTTGAGTGTAGGCAGACTGTCCACCAAATCTATAAGGCCTGCCATGTCAAATATAAGCACTCAAAGAAAGATGAACTCATAGAGTTTACTTTTACAGACCCCAAAAGGGAGAAGGGCGAAACACTGGAAATCAACGAAAAAGTTGAATCCGTGGCTGAGGCTGAGAAGCTGGCCAAGAAGAAGCTCCATGAGAAGAATCTTGAAGAAACATCTGTCAGCCTCACCATGGCGGGCAATTTCGCCTTGCTGGCCTCCAACACTGTGGAGCTGAAGAATTTCCGCAGCTTCGATGGCAAGTATCTCATAACCAAAAGCTCCCATGAAGTGGGCAATGGCTACACCACGAAAGTGGATTTAAGGAGGGTGATTGATGGATACTGA
- a CDS encoding phage baseplate assembly protein V: protein MDTEAERLLRGMVRPGTVTSVNVANNTARVRFDDKDGIVSPELHILHRCSGKNKDYWVPDIDDQVLCIFNNNDKNFSTGWILGSYFNEKQPPQVQNLDIMRFDFSDGSYFEYNRKSHTLNVQITGPININGSVINLNC from the coding sequence ATGGATACTGAGGCGGAACGCCTGTTGAGGGGAATGGTAAGACCTGGTACCGTCACCAGCGTGAACGTGGCCAACAATACGGCCCGGGTGAGATTTGACGATAAGGACGGAATCGTAAGCCCGGAACTACATATATTACACCGCTGCTCAGGGAAAAATAAGGATTACTGGGTGCCGGATATTGACGATCAAGTTTTATGTATCTTCAACAACAATGACAAGAATTTCTCTACCGGCTGGATACTGGGCAGCTACTTCAACGAGAAGCAGCCGCCCCAGGTACAGAATTTGGATATCATGCGCTTCGATTTTTCGGATGGCTCATATTTTGAGTACAACCGAAAGAGCCACACCCTCAATGTGCAAATCACAGGGCCAATAAATATAAATGGCTCAGTTATCAATCTGAACTGCTAA
- a CDS encoding PAAR domain-containing protein: MPPQTRLGDNDTGHDACPPRGLATGSPDVIVNGQPAGRVGDSYPAHSCPAHPPHSGVINAGSSTVFINNKAAGRIGDPVSCGGSVDVGSPNVITGG, encoded by the coding sequence ATGCCACCACAGACAAGATTGGGGGACAACGATACGGGACATGATGCCTGCCCGCCCAGAGGGCTGGCAACAGGCAGCCCGGATGTTATTGTGAACGGCCAACCGGCGGGGCGTGTAGGAGATAGCTACCCTGCCCATTCCTGCCCCGCACACCCTCCACATAGTGGTGTAATAAATGCAGGAAGCAGCACCGTATTCATCAACAATAAGGCGGCTGGGCGAATAGGTGACCCTGTATCATGCGGGGGCAGCGTGGACGTGGGCAGCCCTAATGTAATCACAGGGGGCTGA
- a CDS encoding phage tail protein — translation MSFLSNVAGSYAKGLQRSLNNMAQGVLSQVMGKLSSFGLSMPLGSLGDIVFQVSSREVITFDGLKRTTKARFGTHEINGQKPLLEYLGPDGEEITFTMRFSTSWGVDPTAQAQQLRELCEKGEAMYLIIGNQTVGANMWVIESVGESLVSVDNMGRVIVSEVDVTLKEYVPLMGGGEGA, via the coding sequence ATGTCATTTCTTTCTAACGTGGCGGGAAGCTACGCCAAAGGACTGCAACGGAGCTTGAACAACATGGCCCAGGGGGTGCTTTCCCAGGTGATGGGAAAACTATCTTCCTTTGGCCTGTCCATGCCCCTGGGTAGCCTGGGAGATATCGTCTTTCAGGTATCCAGCCGCGAGGTTATCACCTTCGATGGCCTCAAGCGCACCACCAAAGCCCGCTTTGGCACACATGAAATCAACGGCCAGAAACCTTTGCTTGAATACCTCGGCCCGGATGGGGAGGAAATAACCTTCACCATGCGTTTTTCCACCAGCTGGGGCGTGGATCCTACAGCGCAGGCCCAGCAGCTCAGGGAACTGTGCGAGAAGGGCGAGGCCATGTATTTGATTATTGGCAATCAGACCGTGGGAGCCAATATGTGGGTAATCGAAAGCGTGGGTGAATCCCTGGTATCCGTGGATAACATGGGGCGGGTAATCGTCTCAGAGGTTGATGTAACACTCAAGGAATATGTGCCCCTTATGGGAGGAGGTGAGGGCGCTTGA
- a CDS encoding GPW/gp25 family protein, producing MIIDVTAEMKDINFVPASEYEEILQNVRTIINTLKKTVPMDREFGINGEVIDLPIAAAQAKITGEIVAAVSKYEPRAKVVSVAYEGKEMDGTLQPTVRIKIQ from the coding sequence TTGATAATCGATGTGACGGCAGAAATGAAGGACATCAACTTTGTTCCTGCCTCAGAGTATGAAGAGATTCTGCAGAACGTGCGCACCATCATCAACACCCTCAAGAAAACCGTGCCCATGGACAGAGAATTTGGCATTAACGGTGAAGTCATAGACTTGCCCATTGCAGCGGCTCAGGCGAAAATCACCGGCGAAATCGTGGCTGCAGTCAGCAAGTACGAGCCGCGGGCCAAAGTTGTATCTGTGGCCTATGAGGGCAAGGAAATGGACGGCACCCTGCAGCCTACAGTGAGGATAAAGATACAATGA
- a CDS encoding baseplate J/gp47 family protein — MNLQNLADLSFADRDPADIESNVITIAEGILGRKLARADPLRLFLLGLESVIIQQREIIDQSAKMNLLAYAVGDYLDHIGILVGCERLQATAANTTLRYTLSAAREQATLIPIGNRVTAGDGVYFATTEALSIAAGQTTGDVAATCTIKGTQGNSYAVGELTKMVDPLPFVASVTNLTATAGGADVETDDSYRLRIQQAPESYSCAGSKGAYIFWTKTASALISDVAVISPNPCEVNVYPLLEGGQLPGAEMLTLVSNTLNARTVRPLTDQVSVLAPTVKSYNVTLTYYIDSDDATSAVAIQAAVQSAVSEFVAWQKEHLGRDINPTELYYRVRAAGAKRAVITEPVFAAVAASEVAIENTITVNFGGLEDG, encoded by the coding sequence ATGAACCTACAAAATTTAGCAGACCTGTCCTTTGCGGATAGAGACCCTGCAGACATTGAATCCAATGTCATAACCATAGCAGAAGGAATCCTGGGCAGGAAGCTGGCAAGGGCTGACCCTCTGAGGCTTTTCCTACTGGGGCTTGAATCCGTCATTATCCAGCAGCGGGAAATCATAGACCAATCGGCAAAGATGAACCTGCTGGCCTACGCTGTGGGGGATTATCTTGACCATATCGGCATACTGGTGGGCTGTGAACGGCTGCAGGCAACTGCCGCCAATACAACCCTCAGGTATACCCTTTCGGCAGCACGGGAGCAGGCCACACTCATTCCTATAGGGAACCGCGTTACGGCTGGGGATGGCGTATATTTCGCCACCACAGAGGCACTTTCCATAGCTGCCGGGCAGACCACGGGGGATGTGGCGGCCACCTGTACCATTAAGGGAACACAGGGCAACAGCTACGCCGTAGGGGAGCTGACCAAAATGGTTGACCCCCTGCCATTTGTGGCCAGTGTGACCAACCTCACCGCCACGGCAGGCGGGGCTGATGTGGAGACGGATGATTCATACCGTCTGCGAATCCAGCAGGCCCCAGAAAGTTATTCCTGCGCTGGGAGCAAGGGGGCCTATATCTTTTGGACAAAGACGGCCTCAGCCCTTATCTCAGATGTGGCAGTGATTTCTCCTAACCCATGTGAGGTGAATGTTTATCCTCTGCTGGAGGGCGGGCAGCTGCCGGGGGCGGAAATGCTGACCTTAGTCAGCAATACCTTGAATGCCAGAACCGTGAGGCCTCTCACCGACCAGGTGAGCGTTTTGGCCCCCACGGTGAAAAGCTATAATGTCACCCTCACCTACTACATAGATTCAGACGATGCCACCAGCGCCGTGGCCATACAGGCTGCTGTGCAAAGTGCTGTCTCTGAATTCGTAGCCTGGCAGAAAGAGCACCTGGGGCGGGATATCAACCCCACGGAACTCTATTACAGGGTGAGGGCGGCAGGAGCAAAGCGGGCTGTGATTACTGAGCCTGTCTTTGCCGCCGTGGCTGCCAGTGAGGTGGCCATAGAAAACACCATCACGGTGAACTTTGGAGGATTGGAAGATGGTTAA